Proteins encoded together in one Hydrogenispora ethanolica window:
- a CDS encoding nucleotidyltransferase family protein, giving the protein MDAVILAGALNSGPLRAVSSAQYEAAIEIAGRPMLDYVVKALQNVASIRRIIIVGNESAVAPEIRRQAVGVIEPGGTLVDSLIGGLNALQSAEPVLVATSDIPLITREAVEDFLSRCSRIPGDVYYSFVSKELNEAKYPGVQRTYVTLREGTFTGGNLALIAPRVVEENAEMLRKAALLRKKPWKLCQMLGWRYLWKLLCGNLTIAEIEQRVRSVFGIRAVGIISPFPEVGIDVDKPSDFRLATEVLSK; this is encoded by the coding sequence ATGGACGCAGTGATTCTGGCCGGAGCGCTGAATTCGGGTCCGCTGCGCGCCGTCAGTTCGGCCCAGTATGAAGCGGCCATCGAAATCGCCGGCAGGCCGATGCTGGATTATGTGGTGAAAGCCTTGCAAAACGTGGCGTCGATCCGGCGCATCATCATCGTAGGCAACGAATCGGCGGTGGCGCCGGAGATCCGGCGGCAGGCGGTCGGGGTCATCGAGCCGGGTGGAACGTTGGTTGACAGCTTAATTGGGGGATTAAATGCGCTTCAGTCCGCCGAGCCGGTGCTGGTCGCCACCTCTGATATTCCGCTGATCACCCGCGAAGCGGTGGAGGATTTCCTGAGCCGTTGCAGCCGAATCCCGGGCGACGTCTATTATTCGTTCGTCTCCAAAGAGCTGAACGAGGCCAAATACCCAGGGGTGCAGCGGACCTACGTCACCCTGCGTGAGGGGACCTTCACCGGCGGCAATCTGGCGCTGATCGCGCCGCGGGTGGTCGAGGAAAACGCGGAAATGCTGCGCAAGGCGGCGCTGCTGCGCAAGAAGCCATGGAAGCTCTGCCAGATGTTGGGCTGGCGCTATCTTTGGAAGCTGCTCTGCGGCAACCTGACCATCGCCGAGATTGAACAACGGGTGCGGTCCGTCTTCGGGATTCGGGCCGTGGGAATCATCTCCCCCTTTCCGGAGGTGGGGATCGATGTGGATAAACCCAGCGACTTTCGTCTGGCTACCGAGGTGCTGTCCAAGTAA
- the ispE gene encoding 4-(cytidine 5'-diphospho)-2-C-methyl-D-erythritol kinase — MLTLKARAKINLALDVLAKRPDGYHEVDMIMQSLELADGIRIEPAAELSVACDHPAVPGDERNLAFRAALLLRESSGITAGARIVIDKKIPVAAGLAGGSSDAAATLLGLNRLWKLEWSEERLAALAVRIGADVPYCLHGGTARATGIGEKLTPLAGPSDCRVLLVTPDVAVPTARIYQSLRLAEIRNHPRVDRLVQRLKWGAVAGIEADWGNVLEEAALPQFPVIAQVKELFGRFGLASLMSGSGPSVFALNPPAEAAAGLLARLPGNWFGCLTRFQAARNEQDASVK; from the coding sequence ATGCTGACCCTGAAAGCCCGCGCCAAAATCAACCTGGCCCTGGATGTGCTCGCCAAACGGCCCGATGGCTATCATGAGGTCGATATGATCATGCAATCGCTGGAACTGGCCGACGGGATCCGGATCGAGCCGGCCGCGGAGCTCTCGGTCGCCTGCGACCATCCGGCGGTTCCCGGCGACGAGCGGAATCTGGCCTTTCGCGCCGCCCTGCTGCTCCGGGAGAGCAGCGGCATCACTGCCGGAGCCCGGATCGTCATTGATAAAAAGATTCCGGTGGCCGCCGGACTGGCGGGAGGCAGCAGCGACGCCGCTGCTACGCTACTGGGATTGAACCGATTATGGAAGCTGGAATGGAGCGAGGAACGCCTGGCGGCGCTGGCGGTGCGGATCGGCGCCGATGTTCCCTATTGTTTGCACGGCGGGACGGCGCGGGCCACCGGGATCGGCGAAAAGCTGACTCCGTTAGCCGGGCCCTCCGACTGCCGGGTCTTGCTGGTCACCCCGGATGTTGCCGTCCCCACCGCCCGGATCTATCAGAGCTTGCGGTTGGCCGAAATCCGGAACCACCCCCGGGTGGACCGGTTGGTCCAACGGTTGAAGTGGGGTGCGGTCGCCGGGATCGAGGCCGATTGGGGGAACGTACTGGAAGAGGCGGCGCTGCCGCAATTTCCGGTTATCGCTCAGGTTAAGGAGTTATTCGGCCGGTTCGGCCTGGCCAGCTTGATGTCGGGCAGCGGGCCCTCGGTGTTTGCCCTGAATCCCCCGGCGGAAGCGGCAGCGGGACTCCTGGCCCGATTGCCCGGGAACTGGTTCGGCTGCTTGACCCGGTTTCAAGCCGCGCGAAACGAGCAGGACGCGTCTGTGAAATGA
- the tadA gene encoding tRNA adenosine(34) deaminase TadA, whose translation MEVDQLRTDERYMREALAQAAEAGSIGEIPIGAIVVREDRIVARAHNLREQSGDPTAHAEILALREAAAAQSHWRLADATLYSTLEPCPMCAGALVQARVKRLVFGAADPKAGATGSLMNIVQDPRLNHRVEVTSGILAEECGKILKEFFQKRRQQPVS comes from the coding sequence ATGGAAGTCGATCAACTCCGCACCGATGAGCGCTATATGCGGGAAGCCCTGGCCCAGGCGGCCGAAGCCGGGTCCATCGGCGAGATTCCTATCGGCGCGATCGTGGTCCGGGAGGACCGGATCGTGGCCCGGGCGCATAACCTGCGCGAGCAGAGCGGCGACCCGACGGCTCATGCCGAGATCCTGGCGCTGCGGGAAGCGGCGGCCGCGCAAAGCCATTGGCGGCTGGCCGACGCCACGCTCTATTCGACGCTGGAGCCCTGCCCGATGTGCGCCGGCGCGCTGGTCCAAGCCCGCGTCAAACGACTGGTCTTTGGCGCCGCCGATCCGAAGGCGGGAGCCACCGGCAGCCTGATGAACATCGTCCAGGACCCCCGGTTGAACCACCGGGTAGAAGTTACCTCTGGTATTTTGGCAGAGGAATGTGGTAAAATATTAAAGGAATTTTTTCAGAAACGCCGGCAGCAGCCGGTGTCATGA
- the spoVG gene encoding septation regulator SpoVG: protein MNITDVRLKKVNTDGKMKAIASITIDDAFVVRDIRVIEGQNGLFVAMPSRKTPEGEFRDIAHPITSDARELIQTAILKEYEKAE, encoded by the coding sequence ATGAACATCACTGATGTGCGCCTCAAGAAAGTCAACACCGACGGAAAGATGAAGGCAATTGCTTCGATAACCATTGATGATGCTTTTGTGGTACGGGACATCCGGGTGATTGAGGGACAGAACGGCCTTTTTGTGGCAATGCCCAGTCGTAAAACTCCCGAAGGCGAATTTCGGGATATCGCACATCCGATTACCTCCGATGCCCGGGAACTGATTCAAACCGCCATTTTGAAGGAGTATGAAAAGGCGGAATGA
- a CDS encoding GntR family transcriptional regulator — MERKPLVPIRLDNYKPLRELVFESLREAIITGQLKPGERLMEIQLAEEMGVSRTPVREAIRKLELEGTVVMIPRKGAYVAGLSMKDVADVFEIRGALEGLAAELASERITDDEMEELERYLVMTAEEIDSGNLEQVVQADTDFHSLLYKASRNSRLPQILNNLREQIQRFRATSLSYPGRMKYALEEHRKIVEAIGARDGELARKLAQEHIENAENSMMIMLHEDKRFGGN; from the coding sequence ATGGAGCGCAAACCTTTGGTGCCGATACGGTTGGATAATTACAAACCCCTGCGGGAACTGGTCTTTGAGTCGCTGCGGGAGGCCATTATTACCGGCCAGTTAAAGCCGGGAGAACGGCTGATGGAGATTCAATTGGCCGAAGAGATGGGCGTCAGCCGCACGCCGGTCCGGGAGGCCATCCGCAAGTTGGAGCTGGAAGGGACCGTGGTGATGATTCCCCGCAAGGGCGCCTATGTGGCGGGTCTTTCCATGAAAGACGTGGCCGACGTCTTCGAGATCCGCGGCGCCTTGGAGGGATTGGCCGCCGAACTGGCTTCGGAACGGATCACCGACGACGAGATGGAGGAGCTGGAGCGGTACCTGGTGATGACCGCCGAGGAGATCGATTCCGGGAATCTGGAACAAGTGGTCCAGGCCGATACCGATTTTCACAGCCTTTTATATAAAGCCAGCCGGAACAGCCGCCTGCCCCAGATCCTCAACAACCTGCGCGAGCAGATCCAGCGCTTCCGGGCGACTTCGCTGTCCTATCCCGGCCGGATGAAGTATGCGCTGGAGGAGCACCGCAAGATCGTGGAAGCCATCGGGGCTCGGGACGGCGAATTGGCCCGGAAGCTCGCCCAGGAACATATCGAAAATGCCGAAAACAGCATGATGATCATGCTGCATGAGGATAAGCGGTTTGGAGGGAACTGA